The Petropleomorpha daqingensis genome includes a window with the following:
- a CDS encoding pyridoxamine 5'-phosphate oxidase family protein — protein MPVDLHHLSPGLLTFLTERHLATLTTLRPDGTPHVVPVGFTFDPDTGTARVITSGTSVKARHVRGGSARVAVCQVDGRRWTTLEGTAVVRDDAAAVRDAEDRYARRYRQPRENPLRVVLEISVDRILGNQ, from the coding sequence GTGCCCGTCGACCTGCACCACCTCAGCCCCGGCCTGCTCACCTTCCTCACCGAGCGCCACCTGGCCACCCTCACCACGCTGCGGCCCGACGGCACGCCGCACGTCGTCCCGGTCGGCTTCACCTTCGACCCGGACACCGGCACGGCCCGGGTGATCACGTCGGGCACGTCGGTCAAGGCCCGGCACGTCCGCGGCGGTTCGGCGCGGGTCGCCGTCTGCCAGGTCGACGGACGGCGGTGGACCACCCTCGAGGGGACGGCGGTCGTGCGGGACGACGCCGCCGCCGTCCGGGACGCCGAGGACCGCTACGCGCGGCGGTACCGGCAGCCGCGGGAGAACCCGCTGCGCGTCGTCCTGGAGATCTCGGTCGACCGGATCCTCGGCAACCAGTGA
- the hpf gene encoding ribosome hibernation-promoting factor, HPF/YfiA family, whose translation MEIVVRGRNVEVPEHFRQHVWDKLTPLDRFDGKLKILRIDVELFHEKNPRQSDNCQRVEITLRGKGPVVRAEACAPDFYSALDLAAGKLDARLRKAADRRRVHHGRRTPDSVRLAGNTAADLGATESLDLDRQLAEGPHVTDLDEHLPGRIVREKQHPATPMTVDQALHEMELVGHDFFMFQCADTGRPTVVYRRHAYDYGLIRLVDVPQNGAAHQHAPEAAPATV comes from the coding sequence ATGGAGATCGTGGTCCGTGGCCGCAATGTCGAAGTCCCCGAGCATTTCCGACAGCACGTCTGGGACAAGCTCACCCCGCTCGACCGCTTCGACGGCAAGCTCAAGATCTTGCGCATCGACGTGGAGCTCTTCCACGAGAAGAACCCCCGACAGTCCGACAACTGCCAGCGCGTGGAGATCACCCTCCGCGGCAAGGGCCCGGTGGTCCGCGCCGAGGCCTGCGCACCCGACTTCTACTCCGCACTCGACCTGGCCGCGGGCAAGCTCGACGCCCGGCTGCGCAAGGCGGCCGACCGCCGCCGCGTGCACCACGGTCGCCGCACCCCCGACAGCGTCCGGCTGGCCGGCAACACCGCCGCCGACCTCGGCGCCACCGAGTCGCTCGACCTCGACCGGCAGCTCGCCGAGGGTCCGCACGTGACCGACCTCGACGAGCACCTGCCCGGGCGCATCGTGCGGGAGAAGCAGCATCCCGCCACACCCATGACCGTCGACCAGGCGCTCCACGAGATGGAGCTCGTCGGTCACGACTTCTTCATGTTCCAGTGCGCCGACACCGGTCGGCCCACCGTCGTCTACCGCCGGCACGCCTACGACTACGGGCTCATCCGCCTGGTCGACGTGCCGCAGAACGGCGCAGCGCACCAGCACGCGCCCGAGGCCGCCCCGGCCACCGTCTGA
- a CDS encoding ComF family protein: MDSAWAALADLVLPRTCAGCGVPGAVLCRRCGRLLTRPHLAAPRRFPIGFPPTVAAGAYEGPVRAAVLAFKERGRPELGRTLGTALALATASVVAGVAHTEPVLLVPVPPSAAGLRSRGRDHVRELTRSAVAELRAAGVAAGEARLLRRRGRVRDSAGLSAAQRRANLAGTFVLAGAAPSRGLLVLVDDVVTSGATLTEAAGVLARTRTVNATPVLGAVVAATPRRDPAYLRGT, encoded by the coding sequence GTGGACTCCGCCTGGGCCGCGCTGGCCGACCTCGTGCTGCCGCGCACGTGCGCCGGCTGCGGCGTGCCCGGCGCGGTCCTCTGCCGGCGCTGCGGCCGGCTGCTCACCCGGCCGCACCTGGCCGCGCCCCGGCGCTTCCCGATCGGCTTCCCGCCGACCGTGGCGGCCGGTGCCTACGAGGGGCCGGTGCGCGCCGCCGTCCTGGCCTTCAAGGAGCGCGGGCGGCCCGAGCTCGGCCGCACGCTGGGGACGGCGCTGGCTCTGGCCACGGCATCGGTGGTGGCAGGGGTGGCGCACACCGAGCCGGTGCTGCTGGTGCCGGTGCCGCCGTCGGCGGCCGGGCTGCGCAGCCGCGGCCGCGACCACGTGCGCGAGCTGACCCGGAGCGCCGTCGCCGAGCTGCGCGCCGCGGGAGTGGCGGCGGGGGAGGCGCGGCTGCTGCGCCGGCGTGGCCGGGTGCGCGATTCCGCCGGGCTGTCGGCGGCGCAGCGGCGGGCGAACCTGGCCGGCACGTTCGTCCTGGCCGGTGCGGCGCCGTCCCGCGGGCTGCTCGTGCTGGTCGACGACGTGGTGACCAGCGGCGCCACCCTGACCGAGGCCGCCGGCGTGCTCGCGCGGACACGAACGGTGAACGCCACACCGGTGCTGGGGGCCGTCGTCGCGGCGACGCCCCGGCGTGACCCCGCGTACCTCCGCGGAACCTGA
- a CDS encoding LpqB family beta-propeller domain-containing protein produces MRRRLVPALAVLATLLVGCSTVPTSSPNVVITQAPNRSDEPVGIEPVSPEKGATPEEVVRGFIDAAASSTRQHPVAREYLTPQAAKSWSDETGITIISPSYSAVTTEAGAVRVSADWVGNVDPRGIFSLSDQENYSREYTLEKVGKEWRIADPPDGLVMLLPDFSRLYDQLPAYFLDPTGQRLVPDPRYLIAGDSQPTALINRELDGASAALAAGVKNPLEGAQLRRAITVSSQIVTVDLTGLSPNPSPELSELCAQVVWTLQPFGARSVQVLIDGEPVSIDGIPSVQTVDTWASYSPEGAAVDAVGHYVFNGAVYTVDGKPVPGPAGAGAYGLTSAAVSANADGQLTTMAGTTAAAGGATLLMGAYGGDLAPVLAGDTLSVPTVAATRDETWVVRGGDEIVRVPAGGPAQAVATPTLGGLGRATVLQLSPDGVRAAVVIDGPEGPRLYVGTVNRSPDGGVSLPDLRQVAPSLSQVVDVAWRTSSSLLLLARDPGQARTVPYTVGVDGWNPQDVGTAGLPNEPTAVAAAPDRQPLVSAAGSIWEFSAGTWVTLIAGQEPLPGTEPFFPM; encoded by the coding sequence GTGAGGCGGCGGCTGGTCCCGGCGCTGGCGGTGCTGGCCACGCTGCTCGTCGGCTGCTCGACCGTGCCGACCAGCTCTCCGAACGTGGTGATCACGCAGGCCCCGAACCGCTCCGACGAGCCGGTCGGGATCGAGCCGGTGTCGCCGGAGAAGGGCGCCACGCCGGAGGAGGTCGTCCGCGGGTTCATCGACGCCGCGGCCAGCTCCACCCGTCAGCACCCCGTGGCCCGGGAGTACCTCACCCCGCAGGCGGCGAAGTCGTGGTCCGACGAGACCGGCATCACGATCATCAGCCCGAGCTACTCGGCGGTGACCACGGAGGCCGGCGCGGTCCGGGTCAGCGCCGACTGGGTGGGCAACGTGGACCCGCGCGGCATCTTCAGCCTCTCCGACCAGGAGAACTACAGCCGCGAGTACACCCTCGAGAAGGTCGGCAAGGAGTGGCGGATCGCCGATCCGCCCGACGGGCTGGTCATGCTGCTGCCCGACTTCTCCCGGCTCTACGACCAGCTGCCCGCCTACTTCCTCGACCCCACCGGCCAGCGGCTCGTGCCCGATCCCCGCTACCTGATCGCCGGCGACTCGCAGCCGACCGCCCTGATCAACCGCGAGCTGGACGGCGCCTCGGCCGCGCTCGCCGCCGGGGTGAAGAACCCGCTGGAGGGAGCGCAGCTGCGGCGGGCGATCACGGTGTCCTCCCAGATCGTCACCGTCGACCTGACCGGCCTGTCGCCGAACCCGTCCCCGGAGCTCAGCGAGCTGTGCGCGCAGGTCGTCTGGACGCTGCAGCCGTTCGGGGCGCGCAGCGTCCAGGTGCTCATCGACGGCGAACCGGTCTCGATCGACGGCATCCCGTCGGTGCAGACCGTCGACACCTGGGCGTCGTACTCGCCGGAGGGCGCGGCGGTCGACGCCGTCGGGCACTACGTGTTCAACGGCGCGGTCTACACCGTCGACGGCAAGCCGGTCCCCGGTCCGGCGGGCGCTGGCGCCTACGGCCTGACCAGCGCGGCGGTGTCGGCCAACGCCGACGGCCAGCTCACGACCATGGCCGGGACGACGGCCGCCGCGGGCGGCGCGACGCTGCTCATGGGCGCCTACGGCGGCGATCTCGCCCCTGTGCTCGCCGGGGACACGCTCAGCGTGCCCACGGTCGCGGCCACCCGGGACGAGACCTGGGTGGTGCGCGGCGGCGACGAGATCGTGCGCGTGCCCGCGGGCGGCCCGGCCCAGGCCGTGGCCACGCCCACGCTGGGCGGGCTCGGCCGGGCGACGGTGCTGCAGCTCTCGCCGGACGGCGTCCGCGCGGCCGTCGTCATCGACGGCCCGGAGGGCCCGCGGCTGTACGTCGGCACGGTGAACCGAAGTCCGGACGGCGGGGTCTCGCTGCCCGACCTGCGGCAGGTCGCGCCGTCGCTGTCGCAGGTCGTGGACGTCGCGTGGCGGACCAGCAGCAGCCTGCTGCTGCTCGCCCGCGATCCGGGGCAGGCGAGGACCGTGCCGTACACGGTCGGCGTCGACGGCTGGAACCCGCAGGACGTCGGGACGGCCGGTCTGCCCAACGAGCCGACCGCGGTGGCCGCGGCACCGGACAGGCAGCCGCTGGTCAGCGCCGCCGGCTCGATCTGGGAGTTCTCCGCCGGCACGTGGGTGACGCTGATCGCCGGCCAGGAGCCGCTGCCGGGCACCGAGCCGTTCTTCCCGATGTAG
- the mtrB gene encoding MtrAB system histidine kinase MtrB: MSSVHDGRTTTAESSTGTLDSDPEAPARPRIAPIAPAADEPEGPPEPLLPRIGREASRSAAETGRRASDLVRRLSARVVRSWRSSLQVRIGAITMAVAGTVVIIVSIVLFSQIRDQLLSVKRQAAIGQAQAGVDYAQTQVAGIAAGDAASVRSTLNRTVQQLKARAGAAGDFDVVMVYGTGGTERTGTSRGSVWPAVPDDLRAEVESGGQFYRYAMVPDETGTEQPTLLIGLAVPGDAGSTERIALYYAFPLDQEAESLSLIRSTVIYSGTALTLIVVGIGVLVTRLVVDPVRRAAGTAQRLAEGQLEERMLVRGEDDLARLATSFNAMADSLQRQITQLEGLSQLQQRFTSDVSHELRTPLTTVQMAADVLYESRGDFSAQVSRSAELLRAELDRFEGLLTDLLEISRYDAGAAVLEAEATDLGALIGRVVDGMTPLAEMHDTRLVVRAPAGEIIADVDARRVERILRNLVGNAIEHGAGQPVEITLASNPTAAAVTVRDFGVGLSPAEAQHVFDRFWRADPSRVRTVGGSGLGLSISLEDARLHGGWLQVWGQQGAGAQFRLTLPLTAGGELTSSPLPLRPTIVRRPGSPTAPEARP, encoded by the coding sequence GTGAGTTCTGTGCACGACGGCCGGACGACGACGGCCGAGAGCTCCACCGGCACGCTGGACTCCGATCCGGAGGCGCCCGCGCGGCCACGCATCGCCCCGATCGCGCCGGCGGCCGACGAGCCCGAGGGTCCGCCCGAGCCGCTGCTGCCCCGGATCGGGCGGGAGGCCTCCCGCTCGGCCGCGGAGACCGGTCGGCGCGCGAGCGATCTGGTCCGGCGCCTGTCGGCGCGCGTGGTGCGGTCCTGGCGCTCCTCGCTGCAGGTGCGCATCGGCGCGATCACGATGGCCGTCGCCGGCACCGTCGTGATCATCGTCAGCATCGTGCTGTTCAGCCAGATCCGCGACCAGCTGCTGTCGGTGAAGCGGCAGGCCGCGATCGGCCAGGCGCAGGCCGGCGTCGACTACGCGCAGACGCAGGTCGCCGGCATCGCGGCCGGTGACGCGGCCAGCGTCCGCTCCACGCTCAACCGCACCGTGCAGCAGCTGAAGGCGCGCGCCGGTGCGGCCGGCGACTTCGACGTCGTCATGGTCTACGGGACCGGCGGCACCGAGCGCACCGGGACCAGCCGGGGCTCGGTCTGGCCGGCGGTGCCCGACGACCTGCGCGCGGAGGTCGAGTCCGGCGGCCAGTTCTACCGGTACGCGATGGTGCCCGACGAGACCGGCACGGAGCAGCCGACGCTGCTCATCGGCCTGGCCGTGCCCGGCGACGCCGGCAGCACCGAGCGGATCGCGCTCTACTACGCCTTCCCGCTGGACCAGGAAGCCGAGAGCCTCTCGCTGATCCGCAGCACGGTCATCTACAGCGGCACCGCCCTGACGCTCATCGTCGTCGGCATCGGCGTCCTGGTCACCCGGCTGGTCGTCGACCCGGTGCGGCGGGCCGCCGGCACCGCGCAGCGGCTGGCCGAGGGCCAGCTCGAGGAGCGCATGCTCGTCCGCGGCGAGGACGACCTCGCCCGGCTGGCGACCAGCTTCAACGCGATGGCCGACAGCCTGCAGCGGCAGATCACCCAGCTCGAGGGGCTCTCGCAGCTGCAGCAGCGGTTCACCTCCGACGTCTCCCACGAGCTGCGCACCCCGCTGACCACGGTGCAGATGGCCGCCGACGTCCTGTACGAGTCGCGCGGGGACTTCTCCGCCCAGGTGTCGCGGTCCGCCGAGCTGCTGCGCGCCGAGCTGGACCGGTTCGAGGGGCTGCTGACCGACCTGCTGGAGATCAGCCGGTACGACGCCGGCGCCGCCGTCCTGGAGGCCGAGGCCACCGACCTCGGCGCGCTGATCGGCCGGGTGGTCGACGGGATGACCCCGCTGGCCGAGATGCACGACACGCGGCTGGTGGTCCGCGCGCCGGCCGGCGAGATCATCGCCGACGTCGACGCCCGCCGGGTGGAGCGGATCCTGCGCAACCTCGTCGGCAACGCGATCGAGCACGGCGCCGGCCAGCCGGTGGAGATCACGCTCGCCTCCAACCCGACCGCGGCCGCCGTGACCGTGCGCGACTTCGGCGTCGGGCTCTCGCCGGCCGAGGCGCAGCACGTGTTCGACCGGTTCTGGCGGGCCGATCCGTCGCGGGTGCGCACCGTCGGCGGCAGCGGGCTGGGCCTGTCCATCAGCCTGGAAGACGCCCGGCTGCACGGCGGCTGGCTGCAGGTCTGGGGCCAGCAGGGCGCCGGGGCGCAGTTCCGGCTCACCCTGCCGCTGACCGCGGGCGGTGAGCTGACCAGCTCGCCGCTGCCGCTGCGGCCGACGATCGTGCGCCGGCCGGGGAGCCCGACGGCACCGGAGGCGCGGCCGTGA
- the mtrA gene encoding MtrAB system response regulator MtrA: MGAVPPTAPQNGPSRGRVLVVDDDAALAEMLGIVLRREGYEPAFVSDGNRAVGVFQQTRPDIVLLDLMLPGRNGLQICQDIRQQSTVPIVMLTAKGDTIDVVQGLEAGADDYVTKPFKPVELVARVRAQLRRGETGQAENLAIGDVQIDVPAHQVTRDGVPIQLTPLEFDLLVALARKPRQVFTRELLLEQVWGYRHAADTRLVNVHVQRLRAKIERDPEKPEVVLTVRGVGYKAGPP, encoded by the coding sequence ATGGGCGCCGTGCCCCCCACCGCTCCGCAGAACGGGCCGAGCCGAGGCCGTGTCCTGGTCGTCGACGACGACGCTGCCCTGGCCGAGATGCTCGGGATCGTCCTCCGTCGCGAGGGCTACGAACCGGCCTTCGTCTCCGACGGCAACCGGGCGGTCGGCGTCTTCCAGCAGACGCGCCCCGACATCGTCCTGCTGGACCTGATGCTGCCGGGCCGCAACGGCCTGCAGATCTGCCAGGACATCCGCCAGCAGTCGACCGTGCCGATCGTGATGCTGACCGCCAAGGGCGACACGATCGACGTCGTCCAGGGGCTGGAGGCCGGCGCCGACGACTACGTCACCAAGCCGTTCAAGCCGGTCGAGCTGGTCGCCCGCGTGCGGGCCCAGCTGCGCCGCGGCGAGACCGGCCAGGCCGAGAACCTCGCCATCGGCGACGTGCAGATCGACGTCCCCGCCCACCAGGTCACCCGCGACGGCGTGCCGATCCAGCTGACCCCCCTGGAGTTCGACCTGCTGGTCGCGCTGGCCCGCAAGCCGCGCCAGGTGTTCACCCGCGAGCTGCTCCTCGAGCAGGTGTGGGGCTACCGGCACGCAGCGGACACCCGGCTCGTTAACGTCCACGTGCAGCGGCTGCGAGCCAAGATCGAGCGCGACCCGGAGAAGCCGGAGGTCGTGCTGACCGTGCGTGGGGTGGGCTACAAGGCCGGCCCGCCGTGA
- the ahcY gene encoding adenosylhomocysteinase produces the protein MTASTGTRVLTDGDFKVADLSLAAFGRKEIRLAEHEMPGLMALREEFGEEQPLAGARIAGSLHMTIQTAVLIETLKALGADVRWVSCNIFSTQDHAAAAIVVGDGTPERPAGVPVFAWKGETLEDYWWCTQRLFEFRDESGTVVGPNMLLDDGGDATLLVHLGTRFEADGVVPDTTEADSEEYGVILAALRESLAEDPQRWTRIGQGIKGVTEETTTGVLRLYELARDGRLLFPAINVNDSVTKSKFDNLYGCRHSLIDGINRATDVMIGGKVAVVCGYGDVGKGCAESLRGQGARVIITEIDPINALQAAMHGFEVTTLDEVIGKADIIITATGNKDIITAEQLARTKHQAIVGNIGHFDNEIDMAGLARTPGIEKTNIKPQVDEWRFADGHTIIVLSEGRLLNLGNATGHPSFVMSASFSNQTLAQIELWTNRAQYEGRTPGVTVLPKKLDEHVARLHLDALGVKLTELTKVQADYLGVPIEGPYKSDHYRY, from the coding sequence ATGACCGCCAGCACTGGCACACGTGTACTGACCGACGGTGACTTCAAGGTCGCCGACCTCTCCCTGGCCGCGTTCGGCCGCAAGGAGATCCGCCTCGCCGAGCACGAGATGCCCGGCCTCATGGCCCTGCGCGAGGAGTTCGGCGAGGAGCAGCCGCTGGCCGGCGCCCGCATCGCCGGCTCGCTGCACATGACCATCCAGACCGCCGTCCTCATCGAGACGCTGAAGGCGCTCGGGGCCGACGTGCGCTGGGTCAGCTGCAACATCTTCTCCACCCAGGACCACGCCGCCGCGGCGATCGTCGTCGGCGACGGCACCCCGGAGCGGCCCGCTGGCGTCCCGGTGTTCGCCTGGAAGGGCGAGACGCTGGAGGACTACTGGTGGTGCACCCAGCGCCTGTTCGAGTTCCGCGACGAGTCCGGGACCGTCGTCGGCCCGAACATGCTCCTGGACGACGGCGGCGACGCCACGCTGCTGGTCCACCTCGGCACCCGGTTCGAGGCCGACGGCGTCGTCCCGGACACCACCGAGGCCGACTCCGAGGAGTACGGCGTGATCCTGGCCGCGCTGCGCGAGAGCCTGGCCGAGGACCCGCAGCGCTGGACCCGCATCGGGCAGGGCATCAAGGGCGTCACCGAGGAGACCACCACCGGCGTGCTGCGGCTCTACGAGCTCGCCCGCGACGGCCGGCTGCTGTTCCCGGCCATCAACGTCAACGACTCGGTGACCAAGAGCAAGTTCGACAACCTCTACGGCTGCCGGCACTCGCTCATCGACGGCATCAACCGGGCCACCGACGTGATGATCGGCGGCAAGGTCGCCGTCGTCTGCGGCTACGGCGACGTCGGCAAGGGCTGCGCCGAGTCGCTGCGCGGCCAGGGCGCCCGGGTGATCATCACCGAGATCGACCCGATCAACGCGCTGCAGGCCGCCATGCACGGCTTCGAGGTGACCACCCTCGACGAGGTGATCGGCAAGGCCGACATCATCATCACGGCCACCGGCAACAAGGACATCATCACCGCCGAGCAGCTGGCCCGGACCAAGCACCAGGCGATCGTGGGCAACATCGGCCACTTCGACAACGAGATCGACATGGCCGGCCTGGCCCGCACGCCCGGCATCGAGAAGACCAACATCAAGCCGCAGGTCGACGAGTGGCGCTTCGCCGACGGCCACACGATCATCGTGCTCTCCGAGGGCCGGCTGCTGAACCTCGGCAACGCCACCGGGCACCCCAGCTTCGTGATGAGCGCCTCGTTCTCCAACCAGACGCTGGCGCAGATCGAGCTGTGGACCAACCGCGCGCAGTACGAGGGCAGGACCCCCGGCGTGACCGTGCTGCCCAAGAAGCTCGACGAGCACGTCGCCCGGCTGCACCTGGACGCCCTCGGCGTGAAGCTCACCGAGCTGACCAAGGTGCAGGCCGACTACCTCGGTGTCCCGATCGAGGGCCCCTACAAGAGCGACCACTATCGATACTGA
- the manA gene encoding mannose-6-phosphate isomerase, class I, which produces MWPLTSTVRDYPWGSRTVIPELLGEPVPSEHPQAELWMGAHPDNPSRLPDGRGLDVAIAADPQRLLGEAVIGRFGPRLPFLMKVLAAEGNLSLQAHPTTEQAEAGFAAEEAAGVPKDDPTRTFKDPYHKPELLLALTTFEALCGFRPVEESLHCLAKLQLPELKPTIAALARGGLRAAIPQLLALSEKRRGSLVDAVAARAAEFVAAHDPEFINTYRWAATLAQSHPADPGVVISLMCNHLKLAPGEAVFLPAGNLHAYLSGAGIEVMASSDNVLRGGLTTKHVDLAALIEVLDFSDGRIPVLHPVLGPGGLRYPVPVDDFDLTRVQLDDGAGVLTTRGPQVVLCFEGRAVLASADGELVLEQGRAAFVPAGAPVTASGPAVLYRATTALS; this is translated from the coding sequence ATGTGGCCTCTGACCAGCACGGTGCGCGACTACCCCTGGGGTAGCCGCACCGTCATCCCGGAACTCCTCGGTGAGCCGGTGCCCTCGGAGCACCCGCAGGCCGAGCTCTGGATGGGGGCCCACCCCGACAACCCCAGCCGGCTGCCCGACGGGCGCGGACTGGACGTCGCGATCGCCGCCGACCCGCAGCGGCTGCTCGGCGAGGCGGTCATCGGGCGCTTCGGCCCGCGCCTGCCCTTCCTCATGAAGGTGCTCGCCGCCGAGGGCAACCTCTCGCTGCAGGCGCACCCGACGACCGAGCAGGCCGAGGCCGGCTTCGCCGCCGAGGAGGCGGCCGGGGTCCCGAAGGACGACCCCACCCGCACGTTCAAGGACCCGTACCACAAGCCCGAGCTGCTGCTGGCGCTGACGACCTTCGAGGCCCTGTGCGGGTTCCGCCCGGTCGAGGAGTCGCTGCACTGCCTGGCCAAGCTGCAGCTCCCGGAGCTCAAGCCGACGATCGCCGCGCTGGCCCGCGGCGGGCTGCGCGCGGCGATCCCACAGCTGCTGGCGCTGTCGGAGAAGCGGCGCGGCTCGCTCGTGGACGCGGTCGCGGCCAGGGCGGCGGAGTTCGTCGCCGCGCACGACCCGGAGTTCATCAACACCTACCGGTGGGCGGCCACGCTGGCGCAGTCGCACCCGGCCGACCCCGGCGTCGTCATCTCGCTGATGTGCAACCACCTCAAGCTCGCCCCCGGCGAGGCGGTGTTCCTGCCCGCCGGCAACCTGCACGCCTACCTGTCCGGCGCCGGCATCGAGGTCATGGCGAGCTCGGACAACGTGCTGCGGGGCGGCCTGACGACCAAGCACGTCGACCTGGCCGCGCTCATCGAGGTGCTCGACTTCTCCGACGGCCGGATCCCGGTCCTGCACCCGGTCCTCGGGCCCGGCGGGCTGCGCTACCCGGTGCCGGTCGACGACTTCGACCTCACCCGGGTGCAGCTCGACGACGGCGCCGGCGTGCTCACCACCCGGGGGCCGCAGGTCGTCCTCTGCTTCGAGGGCAGGGCGGTCCTGGCCTCGGCCGACGGCGAGCTCGTGCTCGAGCAGGGCCGGGCCGCCTTCGTGCCGGCCGGCGCCCCGGTCACCGCCTCGGGCCCCGCCGTCCTCTACCGGGCGACCACCGCGCTCTCCTGA